One Anolis carolinensis isolate JA03-04 chromosome 5, rAnoCar3.1.pri, whole genome shotgun sequence DNA segment encodes these proteins:
- the mab21l2 gene encoding protein mab-21-like 2, whose protein sequence is MIAAQAKLVYQLNKYYTERCQARKAAIAKTIREVCKVVSDVLKEVEVQEPRFISSLSEIDARYEGLEVVSPTEFEVVLYLNQMGVFNFVDDGSLPGCAVLKLSDGRKRSMSLWVEFITASGYLSARKIRSRFQTLVAQAVDKCSYRDVVKMIADTSEVRLRIRERFVVQITPAFKCTGIWPRSAAQWPLPHIPWPGPNRVAEVKAEGFNLLSKECYSLTGKQSSAESDAWVLQFGEAENRLLLGGCRNKCLSVLKTLRDRHLELPGQPLHNYHMKTLLLYECEKHPRETDWDEACLGDRLNGILLQLISCLQCRRCPHYFLPNLDLFQGKPHSALESAAKQTWRLAREILTNPKSLDKL, encoded by the coding sequence ATGATCGCCGCGCAGGCCAAGCTGGTCTACCAGCTGAACAAGTACTACACGGAGCGGTGCCAGGCGCGCAAGGCGGCCATCGCCAAGACCATCCGCGAGGTCTGCAAGGTGGTCTCCGACGTGCTCAAGGAGGTGGAGGTGCAGGAGCCGCGCTTCATCAGCTCCCTGAGCGAGATCGACGCGCGCTACGAGGGCCTCGAGGTGGTCTCGCCCACCGAGTTCGAGGTGGTGCTCTACCTCAACCAGATGGGCGTCTTCAACTTCGTGGACGACGGCTCCTTGCCCGGCTGCGCGGTGCTGAAGCTCAGCGACGGGAGGAAGCGCAGCATGTCGCTCTGGGTGGAGTTCATCACGGCCTCGGGGTACCTCTCAGCCAGGAAGATCCGCTCGCGCTTCCAGACGCTCGTGGCGCAGGCTGTGGACAAGTGCAGCTACCGCGACGTGGTCAAGATGATCGCGGACACCAGCGAGGTGCGGCTGCGCATCCGGGAGCGCTTCGTGGTGCAGATCACGCCGGCGTTCAAGTGCACGGGGATCTGGCCCCGAAGCGCGGCGCAGTGGCCGCTGCCCCACATCCCGTGGCCGGGCCCCAACCGCGTCGCCGAGGTCAAAGCCGAGGGCTTCAACTTGCTCTCCAAGGAGTGCTACTCGCTCACCGGGAAGCAGAGCTCGGCCGAGAGCGACGCCTGGGTGCTGCAGTTCGGGGAGGCCGAGAACAGGCTCCTCCTGGGCGGGTGCCGCAACAAGTGCCTCTCGGTGCTCAAGACGCTCCGCGACCGGCACTTGGAGCTGCCCGGCCAGCCGCTCCACAACTACCACATGAAGACGCTGCTGCTCTACGAGTGCGAGAAGCACCCGCGGGAGACCGACTGGGACGAGGCCTGCCTGGGCGACCGGCTCAACGGCATCCTGCTCCAGCTCATCTCCTGCCTCCAGTGCCGGCGCTGCCCGCACTACTTCCTGCCCAACCTCGACCTCTTCCAAGGGAAGCCCCACTCCGCCCTCGAGAGCGCCGCCAAGCAGACCTGGAGGCTGGCCAGGGAGATCCTCACCAACCCCAAGAGCCTCGACAAGCTATAG